In Azospirillaceae bacterium, a genomic segment contains:
- the rimP gene encoding ribosome maturation factor RimP, translating to MDVHDRITGIIGPTVESMGYDLVRVQLTGNARPTLQVMAERLDGAAMTVDDCAEISRAVSALMDVEDPIEVAYTLEVSSPGIDRPLTRIKDFERYAGFEVRVETSQAVDERRRFIGMLKGVEDGKVLVEMPTGPAAVPFDLILRAKLVMNDALLKAAAEGRHQH from the coding sequence ATGGACGTTCACGACCGCATCACCGGCATCATCGGCCCCACGGTTGAATCCATGGGGTACGATTTGGTGCGCGTGCAGTTGACGGGCAACGCCCGCCCCACGCTGCAGGTGATGGCCGAGCGCCTGGACGGTGCGGCCATGACGGTGGACGATTGCGCGGAGATCAGCCGCGCGGTGTCGGCGCTCATGGACGTGGAAGACCCCATCGAGGTCGCCTACACGCTGGAGGTCAGCAGCCCCGGTATCGACCGGCCGCTGACCCGCATCAAGGATTTCGAGCGCTACGCGGGCTTCGAAGTGCGGGTGGAAACGTCGCAGGCCGTGGATGAACGGCGCCGTTTCATCGGCATGCTGAAGGGGGTAGAGGACGGCAAGGTGCTGGTGGAGATGCCCACGGGCCCCGCCGCCGTGCCCTTCGACCTGATCCTGCGCGCCAAGCTGGTCATGAACGACGCGCTGCTGAAGGCGGCGGCTGAAGGTCGTCACCAGCACTGA
- a CDS encoding class II aldolase/adducin family protein, translating into MSDALPPADDAALRQAVIDTARAMNTVGINQGKAGNVSARCQGGFLVTPSGVPYDALVPDSIVFMDLEGRYRGTMVPSSEWRMHLSIYQERPQAGAVVHTHSTFCTTLACLRERIPAFHYMVAVAGGTSIEVADYATFGTQALSDAMMAALGPRRACLLANHGMIAFGADLRRALDLAVEVETLARQYWHARMMGTPVILDEGEMAEVMRRFATYGRQPKDLAPGTPQALEFPPKLD; encoded by the coding sequence ATGAGCGATGCCCTGCCCCCGGCGGATGACGCGGCCCTGCGCCAGGCGGTGATCGACACCGCCCGGGCCATGAACACGGTGGGCATCAACCAGGGCAAGGCCGGCAACGTCAGCGCCCGTTGCCAGGGCGGCTTCCTGGTCACACCCTCGGGCGTGCCTTATGACGCGCTGGTGCCGGACAGCATCGTCTTCATGGACCTGGAAGGCCGTTATCGCGGTACTATGGTACCGTCCAGCGAATGGCGCATGCACCTGTCCATCTATCAGGAACGGCCCCAGGCGGGTGCGGTGGTGCACACCCATTCCACCTTCTGCACCACCCTGGCCTGCCTGCGGGAGCGCATCCCGGCCTTCCACTACATGGTGGCCGTGGCCGGTGGCACCAGCATCGAGGTGGCGGACTACGCCACCTTCGGCACGCAGGCCCTGTCGGACGCCATGATGGCGGCGCTGGGTCCCCGCCGCGCCTGCCTGCTGGCCAACCACGGCATGATCGCCTTCGGCGCCGACCTGCGCCGCGCCCTGGACCTGGCGGTGGAGGTGGAGACGCTGGCCCGCCAGTACTGGCACGCCCGCATGATGGGCACGCCCGTCATCCTGGATGAGGGGGAGATGGCGGAAGTAATGCGCCGCTTCGCCACCTACGGCCGCCAGCCCAAGGACTTGGCGCCCGGCACGCCGCAGGCCCTGGAGTTCCCACCCAAACTCGACTGA
- the infB gene encoding translation initiation factor IF-2 — protein sequence MTDTSDQDRKKLSLTGRGKLELKKTVDAGSVRQSFSHGRTKTVAVEVKRKRTFEQGARPGVADGGAAARAAAEGRPAQGGGRQPPRGGAPRQLTDGEREARLRALRALGEAAAHDDQISDELLDEVVEDEGYVVEEAAAPEAGAPEPVVEEAIPDGPLDDETLRRRELEELRLIQEDERRVAAEAEKRRQDEENKRKEAEAARKAEEAPRPAARTAGGGATTTTETAAPRGPVAPRAVDDEDDDSGRRKSGGPGGPAKTAKAPAPAPAKAPKGGERRRNAGKLTISQALSDEGGGQRGRSMAALRRAREREKQRLSGRQDTQKVTRDVIIPEVITVQELANRMAERAADVIKALMRMGVMATITQNIDTDTAELVVSEFGHRPHRVSEADVEVGVKGDEDRNEDLLPRPPVVTVMGHVDHGKTSLLDALRHTDVASREAGGITQHIGAYQVQLASGSRITFIDTPGHAAFTEMRARGANVTDVVVLVVAADDGVMPQTVEAIQHAKAAEVPIIIAINKCDLPGAKPDRVRQELLQHGLVVEAMGGDVLDVEVSAKTGLGLDKLEENILLQAEILELKANPNRSAEGVVVEAKLERGRGSVATMLVQRGTLKVGDIVVAGSEWGRVRALVNDRGQNVDSASPATPVEVLGLNATPLAGDEFSVVENEARAREITEFRQRKKRETQVAQSARGSLEQMFKQIQAGEVKELPLVIKGDVQGSIEAISGTLEKLSGNNVEVKVRVLHSGVGAINESDVTLANASRGIIIGFNVRANPQAREMAKRDNAEIRYYSVIYDIIDDVRALLTGMLKPTLRERFLGNAQILEVFNITKVGKVGGCRVSEGIVKRGAGVRLLRDNVVIHEGTLKTLKRFKDEVKEVREGYECGMAFENYDNIQPGDVIEAYEMEEVARVL from the coding sequence ATGACTGATACGAGCGACCAGGACCGCAAGAAGTTGAGCCTTACCGGTCGAGGCAAGCTGGAGCTGAAGAAGACGGTGGACGCGGGATCCGTGCGCCAGAGCTTCTCGCACGGCCGCACCAAGACCGTTGCGGTTGAGGTCAAGCGCAAGCGAACCTTTGAGCAGGGCGCCCGTCCGGGCGTCGCTGATGGCGGTGCTGCCGCACGCGCCGCCGCCGAGGGCCGTCCGGCCCAGGGTGGCGGTCGCCAGCCGCCCCGGGGTGGGGCGCCCCGCCAGCTGACCGATGGTGAGCGTGAAGCCCGCCTGCGGGCCCTGCGCGCGCTGGGTGAGGCCGCGGCCCACGACGACCAGATCAGCGATGAGCTGCTGGACGAGGTGGTCGAGGACGAGGGTTACGTGGTCGAAGAGGCCGCGGCACCCGAAGCCGGCGCGCCGGAACCGGTGGTTGAGGAAGCCATCCCCGATGGCCCCCTGGATGACGAGACCCTGCGTCGCCGTGAACTGGAAGAGCTGCGGCTGATCCAGGAGGACGAGCGTCGCGTCGCCGCCGAGGCGGAGAAGCGTCGCCAGGACGAAGAGAACAAGCGCAAGGAAGCCGAAGCCGCCCGCAAGGCGGAAGAGGCCCCGCGCCCGGCGGCCCGTACGGCCGGCGGCGGCGCCACGACGACCACCGAGACGGCCGCCCCGCGCGGCCCGGTGGCGCCGCGTGCAGTCGATGACGAGGATGACGACAGCGGTCGCCGCAAGTCCGGCGGCCCCGGTGGCCCGGCCAAGACCGCCAAGGCCCCGGCTCCGGCCCCGGCCAAGGCCCCCAAGGGTGGGGAGCGGCGTCGCAATGCCGGCAAGCTCACCATCTCCCAGGCGCTCAGCGATGAGGGCGGTGGACAGCGTGGCCGCAGCATGGCGGCGCTGCGTCGTGCCCGTGAACGTGAGAAGCAGCGCCTGAGCGGGCGTCAGGATACACAAAAAGTGACCCGCGACGTCATCATCCCCGAAGTCATTACCGTGCAGGAATTGGCCAACCGTATGGCCGAGCGTGCGGCGGACGTGATCAAGGCGCTGATGCGCATGGGCGTGATGGCCACCATCACCCAGAACATCGACACCGACACCGCCGAACTGGTGGTGAGCGAGTTCGGCCACCGTCCGCACCGCGTGTCGGAAGCCGACGTCGAAGTGGGCGTGAAGGGTGACGAGGACCGGAACGAGGACCTGCTGCCCCGTCCGCCCGTGGTCACCGTCATGGGCCACGTCGACCACGGCAAGACCTCGCTGCTGGACGCCCTGCGCCACACCGACGTCGCCAGCCGCGAGGCCGGCGGCATCACCCAGCACATCGGTGCCTATCAGGTGCAGCTGGCGTCGGGTTCGCGCATCACCTTCATCGACACCCCCGGCCACGCCGCCTTCACCGAGATGCGCGCCCGTGGCGCCAACGTCACGGACGTGGTGGTGCTGGTGGTGGCGGCCGACGACGGCGTCATGCCCCAGACGGTGGAAGCCATCCAGCACGCCAAGGCGGCTGAGGTTCCCATCATCATCGCCATCAACAAGTGCGACCTGCCGGGTGCCAAGCCCGACCGGGTGCGGCAGGAACTGCTGCAGCACGGCCTGGTGGTCGAGGCCATGGGCGGCGACGTCCTGGACGTGGAAGTGTCGGCCAAGACCGGTCTGGGCCTGGACAAGCTGGAGGAGAACATCCTCCTGCAGGCCGAAATCCTGGAACTGAAGGCCAACCCCAACCGTTCCGCCGAAGGCGTGGTCGTCGAGGCCAAGCTGGAACGCGGCCGTGGTTCCGTCGCCACCATGCTGGTGCAGCGCGGCACGCTGAAGGTGGGCGACATCGTCGTCGCCGGCAGCGAATGGGGTCGTGTCCGTGCCCTGGTCAATGATCGTGGCCAGAACGTGGACAGCGCCAGCCCCGCCACCCCGGTGGAAGTGCTGGGCCTGAACGCCACGCCCTTGGCCGGTGACGAGTTCTCGGTGGTCGAGAACGAGGCCCGCGCCCGCGAAATCACCGAGTTCCGTCAGCGCAAGAAGCGGGAGACCCAGGTCGCCCAGTCGGCGCGCGGATCGCTGGAACAGATGTTCAAGCAGATCCAGGCGGGCGAAGTGAAGGAACTGCCCCTGGTCATCAAGGGCGACGTGCAGGGTTCCATCGAGGCCATCTCCGGCACGCTGGAAAAGCTGTCCGGCAACAATGTCGAGGTCAAGGTGCGCGTCCTGCACTCCGGTGTGGGCGCCATCAACGAAAGCGACGTCACGCTGGCCAACGCGTCCCGTGGCATCATCATCGGCTTCAACGTCCGCGCCAATCCGCAGGCCCGTGAAATGGCCAAGCGCGACAACGCGGAAATCCGGTACTACTCGGTCATCTACGACATCATCGACGATGTCCGGGCCCTGTTGACCGGCATGCTGAAGCCGACGCTGCGCGAACGCTTCCTGGGCAACGCCCAGATCCTGGAGGTGTTCAACATCACCAAGGTCGGCAAGGTCGGCGGTTGCCGCGTGTCGGAAGGCATCGTCAAGCGTGGTGCCGGCGTCCGCCTGCTGCGCGACAACGTCGTCATCCACGAAGGCACGCTCAAGACCCTCAAGCGCTTCAAGGACGAGGTCAAGGAAGTGCGCGAAGGGTACGAATGCGGCATGGCGTTCGAGAACTACGACAACATCCAGCCGGGCGACGTCATCGAAGCCTACGAGATGGAGGAAGTGGCCCGCGTCCTGTAA
- a CDS encoding helix-turn-helix transcriptional regulator encodes MNADDLRSLLNEIGLSQVDLAHLIDVTPRAVNLWITGQREIPGPAASYLRLLVSLPQSMRTLELSRLKEDQMAPEGMYGVAFAGVDGTGQGVLVVNNGLAYGYDVGGGKYDGSYTPSKSPGHIDLRLRVTVPPGTSLVQGVPPQPMEYSFDITCTLKARADTFIQVPTPVAPTPVQAHIQFLRDIPN; translated from the coding sequence ATGAACGCAGATGACCTTCGATCGCTCCTGAATGAAATTGGCCTTAGTCAGGTCGATCTCGCACACCTCATCGACGTGACGCCCCGGGCAGTAAACCTGTGGATCACGGGACAGAGGGAGATCCCCGGTCCAGCTGCTTCCTATTTGCGCCTCCTGGTGTCCCTGCCTCAAAGCATGCGGACGCTGGAGTTGTCACGATTGAAGGAGGATCAAATGGCGCCTGAGGGAATGTACGGTGTCGCCTTCGCAGGCGTTGACGGAACTGGGCAAGGCGTCCTCGTTGTGAACAATGGGCTTGCCTATGGTTACGACGTGGGTGGCGGGAAATACGATGGCAGCTATACGCCGTCGAAATCGCCCGGCCACATCGATCTCCGTCTACGCGTGACCGTGCCCCCGGGCACCTCATTGGTGCAAGGCGTGCCACCCCAGCCGATGGAATATTCTTTCGACATCACCTGCACCTTGAAGGCACGTGCGGATACGTTCATCCAAGTCCCGACGCCCGTGGCCCCAACCCCCGTACAGGCGCATATTCAGTTCCTGCGTGACATTCCAAACTGA
- the mtnK gene encoding S-methyl-5-thioribose kinase, with product MTENRSDKTSLETPPGYAPLNETTLPGFLATVPALAARLGGSPADWTVREVGDGNLNQVFLVEGPGADGRPAGLCVKQSLPYLRLVGEGWPLDLNRAWFEQRAMALHAAGASGRAPVLLHYDPTLYTIVMERLSPHIILRRGMVQGIRYPRLADHVSDYLAGTLYATSDLALPATRKRPLVASFAANDALCRLTEDVIFTQPYMTHPHNRWTSPQLDTTAKAVRADADWKLAASRLKLKFMAAPEALIHGDLHTGSIMVTETDTRVIDPEFAFFGPMGFDVGAMIGNLLLNYLAQDGHATEEHPRDAYQDWVLETVEELWTLFRAKFLHLWRTSGEGDAYPAALFAGPEGTACLETERRAYLDRLFADALGYAGAKITRRILGLAHNIDLEWIADPDIRALSETRCLVLARSLMVETGRYPTIKAVTEAARHVRRTITTVGPVDKRGLGLDAM from the coding sequence ATGACCGAGAACAGGTCGGACAAGACGTCGCTGGAAACGCCGCCGGGCTATGCCCCGCTGAATGAGACCACCCTGCCCGGATTCCTGGCCACCGTGCCGGCCCTGGCCGCCCGCCTGGGCGGCAGCCCCGCCGACTGGACGGTACGGGAAGTGGGCGACGGCAATCTGAACCAGGTGTTCCTGGTTGAGGGGCCGGGCGCCGACGGCCGGCCCGCGGGCCTGTGCGTCAAGCAGTCCCTGCCCTATCTGCGCCTGGTGGGCGAGGGCTGGCCGCTGGACCTGAACCGCGCCTGGTTCGAGCAGCGGGCCATGGCCCTGCATGCCGCCGGCGCGTCTGGCCGGGCGCCGGTGCTGCTGCACTACGACCCCACGCTGTACACCATCGTGATGGAGCGCCTGAGCCCCCACATCATCCTGCGGCGGGGCATGGTGCAGGGCATCCGCTATCCCCGCCTGGCCGATCATGTCAGCGATTACCTGGCCGGTACCCTGTACGCCACCAGCGACCTGGCCCTGCCCGCTACCCGCAAACGCCCGCTGGTGGCATCTTTCGCCGCCAACGACGCCCTCTGCCGCCTGACGGAGGACGTGATCTTCACCCAGCCCTACATGACCCACCCCCACAACCGCTGGACCAGCCCGCAGCTGGACACCACGGCCAAGGCGGTGCGGGCCGACGCCGACTGGAAGCTGGCGGCCAGCCGGCTGAAGCTGAAGTTCATGGCGGCGCCCGAAGCGCTGATCCACGGCGACCTGCACACCGGATCCATCATGGTGACGGAGACGGACACGCGGGTGATCGATCCGGAATTCGCCTTCTTCGGCCCTATGGGCTTCGATGTCGGCGCCATGATCGGCAATCTGCTGCTGAACTACCTGGCCCAGGACGGGCACGCCACGGAGGAGCATCCGCGCGACGCCTACCAGGACTGGGTGCTGGAAACGGTGGAGGAGTTGTGGACCCTGTTCCGCGCCAAGTTCCTGCACCTGTGGCGCACCAGCGGTGAGGGCGACGCCTATCCCGCTGCATTGTTCGCCGGGCCCGAAGGCACCGCCTGCCTGGAAACGGAGCGCCGCGCCTATCTGGACCGGCTGTTCGCCGACGCCCTGGGCTACGCCGGCGCCAAGATCACCCGCCGCATCCTGGGCTTGGCCCACAACATCGATCTGGAATGGATCGCCGACCCGGACATACGCGCCCTGTCTGAGACCCGCTGCCTGGTCCTGGCCCGGTCGCTGATGGTGGAAACCGGCCGCTACCCCACCATCAAGGCGGTGACGGAGGCCGCCCGCCACGTGCGCCGGACCATCACCACGGTGGGGCCGGTGGATAAGCGGGGGTTGGGGCTGGACGCGATGTAG
- a CDS encoding D-glycerate dehydrogenase, producing the protein MSERKKPLVIVTRKLPDVIETRMMELFDTRLSADDHAMPPAELAEAFRVATVVVPTVTDRIDAAVLAHAGPQLKLIANFGNGVDHIDLKAARERGIMVTNTPGVLTEDTADMTMALILATARRVGEGERLIRAGQWTGWGPTQMLGTRIWGKRLGIVGMGRIGQALARRARGFGLSVHYHNRHRVHPEIEQELEATYWESLDQMLARMDVISINCPHTPATYHLLSARRLNLLRPNSIIVNTARGEVIDENELTRKLAKGEIGAAGLDVFEQEPAVNPKLLALNNVVLLPHMGSATIEGRQDMGEKVIVNIKTFVDGHKPPDRVIESMF; encoded by the coding sequence ATGTCCGAGCGGAAAAAACCCCTCGTCATCGTGACGCGCAAGCTGCCCGACGTCATCGAGACGCGGATGATGGAGCTGTTCGACACCCGGCTTTCCGCCGACGACCACGCCATGCCCCCCGCCGAACTGGCGGAGGCGTTCCGGGTCGCCACCGTCGTCGTCCCCACCGTCACCGACCGCATCGACGCCGCCGTCCTGGCCCACGCCGGACCGCAGTTGAAGCTGATCGCCAATTTCGGCAACGGCGTCGACCACATCGACCTGAAGGCGGCGCGTGAGCGCGGCATCATGGTCACCAACACGCCGGGCGTCCTGACCGAGGACACGGCCGACATGACCATGGCCCTGATCCTGGCCACCGCGCGGCGCGTGGGCGAGGGCGAGCGCCTGATCCGCGCCGGCCAGTGGACGGGCTGGGGCCCCACCCAGATGCTGGGCACCCGCATCTGGGGCAAGCGCCTGGGCATCGTCGGCATGGGCCGCATCGGCCAGGCGCTGGCCCGCCGCGCCCGCGGCTTCGGCCTGTCGGTCCACTATCACAACCGGCACCGCGTCCATCCCGAGATCGAGCAGGAACTGGAGGCGACCTACTGGGAAAGCCTGGACCAGATGCTGGCGCGGATGGACGTCATCTCCATCAACTGCCCGCACACGCCGGCGACGTACCATCTGCTGTCCGCCCGGCGCCTGAACCTGCTGCGCCCCAACAGCATCATCGTCAACACCGCGCGCGGCGAGGTGATCGACGAGAACGAGTTGACGCGCAAGCTGGCGAAGGGTGAGATCGGCGCCGCCGGCCTGGACGTGTTCGAACAGGAACCGGCCGTCAATCCCAAGCTGCTGGCGCTGAACAACGTGGTGCTTTTGCCGCACATGGGGTCCGCCACCATCGAGGGGCGGCAGGATATGGGCGAAAAGGTCATCGTCAATATCAAGACCTTCGTCGATGGTCACAAGCCGCCCGACCGCGTGATCGAATCCATGTTTTAA
- the nusA gene encoding transcription termination factor NusA, whose amino-acid sequence MELLQVADAVAREKNIDKEHVLEAMEEAIKKAGRSKYGHEHDIRARIDRKSGDIHLMRYLEVVDAVEDEATQVTVSQAKRKRPDAKVGDFLIDPLPPIDFGRIAAQTAKQVIVQKVREAERDRQFDEYKDRMGDIVNGLVKRVEYGNVTVDLGRAEAVLRRDECLPREHFKNGDRVRAFIYDVRREPRGPQIFLSRTHPSFMAGLFKQEVPEIYDGIIEIKAVARDPGSRAKIAVISNDSAIDPVGACVGMRGSRVQAVVGELQGEKIDIIPWSRDPATFVVNALAPAEVAKVVLDEETKRIEVVVPDDQLSLAIGRRGQNVRLASMLTGWDIDIMTEQEESDRRTEEFKTRSQMFIEALDVDDVIAHLLVAEGFTSVEEIAYVETDELTSIDAFDEDVAEELRERARNFLEEQNSRLENRRQELGVTDEVAAIEALTTPMLVKLGEKGVKTLDDFADLAGDELIEILGKDAFSEEEANNLIMAARAHWFADEEAGA is encoded by the coding sequence ATGGAACTGCTTCAAGTCGCTGACGCCGTCGCCCGCGAGAAGAACATCGACAAAGAGCATGTGCTCGAGGCGATGGAAGAGGCCATTAAGAAGGCGGGCCGTTCAAAGTACGGCCACGAGCACGACATTCGCGCCCGCATTGACCGCAAGAGCGGCGACATCCACCTGATGCGCTATCTCGAGGTCGTGGACGCGGTCGAGGACGAGGCGACTCAGGTCACCGTGTCCCAGGCCAAGCGCAAGCGCCCGGATGCCAAGGTCGGCGATTTCCTGATCGACCCGCTGCCGCCCATCGATTTCGGCCGCATCGCCGCGCAGACGGCCAAGCAGGTCATCGTGCAGAAGGTGCGCGAGGCCGAGCGCGACCGCCAGTTCGACGAGTACAAGGACCGTATGGGCGATATCGTCAACGGCCTGGTGAAGCGTGTGGAATACGGCAACGTGACGGTCGATCTGGGCCGCGCCGAGGCCGTGCTGCGCCGCGACGAATGCCTGCCGCGCGAGCATTTCAAGAACGGCGACCGCGTGCGCGCCTTCATCTACGACGTGCGGCGTGAGCCGCGTGGCCCGCAGATTTTCCTGTCGCGCACCCATCCCAGCTTCATGGCCGGCCTGTTCAAGCAGGAAGTGCCGGAAATCTATGACGGCATCATCGAGATCAAGGCCGTGGCCCGCGACCCGGGCAGCCGCGCCAAGATCGCCGTCATCAGCAACGACAGCGCCATCGACCCCGTGGGCGCCTGCGTCGGCATGCGCGGCAGCCGCGTCCAGGCCGTGGTGGGCGAGTTGCAGGGGGAGAAGATCGACATCATCCCCTGGAGCCGCGACCCCGCCACCTTCGTGGTGAACGCGCTGGCCCCGGCCGAAGTGGCCAAGGTGGTGCTGGACGAAGAGACCAAGCGCATCGAGGTGGTGGTGCCCGACGACCAGCTGTCGCTGGCCATCGGCCGTCGTGGCCAGAACGTCCGCCTGGCGTCCATGCTGACCGGTTGGGACATCGACATCATGACGGAGCAGGAGGAATCCGACCGTCGCACCGAGGAATTCAAGACCCGGTCGCAGATGTTCATCGAGGCCCTGGACGTTGACGATGTCATCGCCCATCTGTTGGTTGCGGAAGGCTTCACCTCGGTCGAGGAAATCGCCTACGTCGAAACCGATGAGCTGACCTCCATCGACGCCTTCGACGAGGACGTGGCCGAGGAACTGCGGGAACGTGCCCGCAACTTCCTGGAAGAACAGAACAGCCGCCTGGAAAACCGTCGCCAGGAACTGGGTGTCACCGACGAGGTGGCGGCCATTGAAGCCCTGACCACGCCCATGCTGGTGAAGCTGGGTGAGAAGGGCGTCAAGACCCTGGACGACTTCGCCGACCTGGCGGGTGACGAGCTGATCGAAATCCTGGGCAAGGACGCCTTCAGCGAGGAAGAGGCCAACAACCTCATCATGGCGGCGCGTGCCCATTGGTTCGCGGATGAAGAGGCTGGGGCCTGA
- a CDS encoding RNA-binding protein: MVPAAAMIPDTDESLLPEGEAEAVGGAKSPLRRCIASGVVGPKDGMIRFVVGPDGTVVPDVEETLPGRGLWLTADPALVEKAVAKGLFAKAARRSVRASVELRPQVMGLLRRRCLDMVGLSRRGGQAVAGFEKVAAALRARAIGTRSGIGLRLEASDGAADGRSKLDALSPGIPVVDLFDRGELGMALGRDDAVHAVVGSGPLALRLLREVDRLRALTKGAVASKPGPSAG, from the coding sequence ATGGTGCCCGCCGCGGCGATGATACCGGACACCGACGAGTCCCTGCTGCCGGAAGGCGAGGCGGAGGCGGTCGGTGGGGCCAAAAGCCCCTTGCGCCGGTGCATCGCCAGCGGCGTGGTCGGCCCCAAGGACGGGATGATCCGTTTTGTCGTCGGTCCCGACGGCACGGTCGTCCCCGACGTGGAGGAAACCCTGCCCGGACGTGGGCTGTGGTTGACGGCGGACCCCGCCTTGGTTGAAAAGGCGGTCGCGAAGGGTTTGTTCGCCAAGGCGGCGCGCCGGTCGGTGCGGGCCTCGGTTGAGTTGAGGCCCCAGGTGATGGGCCTGTTGCGTCGCCGCTGTCTGGACATGGTCGGGCTTTCCCGGCGTGGTGGCCAGGCGGTGGCGGGGTTTGAGAAGGTGGCCGCTGCGCTACGCGCCAGGGCCATTGGTACGCGGTCGGGCATAGGGCTCAGGCTGGAGGCGTCCGATGGGGCTGCCGACGGCCGGTCCAAGCTGGACGCGCTGTCCCCCGGCATCCCGGTGGTCGACTTGTTCGACCGGGGGGAGTTGGGCATGGCGCTGGGCCGCGATGATGCGGTGCATGCGGTGGTGGGATCGGGGCCCTTGGCCCTGCGCCTGCTGCGGGAGGTGGACAGGCTGCGCGCCCTGACAAAGGGTGCCGTGGCCTCGAAGCCGGGGCCCAGTGCTGGGTAA
- a CDS encoding antitoxin — MMNDEPEIEKPAADHDRWFRAKVRASMDDPAPSIPHAEAMARVEALLLALEKAQFGMSRRN; from the coding sequence ATGATGAATGATGAGCCTGAAATAGAAAAACCAGCGGCCGACCATGACCGCTGGTTTCGGGCGAAGGTGCGGGCGTCCATGGATGATCCGGCACCCAGTATCCCGCATGCCGAGGCGATGGCGCGTGTTGAGGCGCTTCTCCTTGCGCTGGAAAAGGCTCAGTTTGGAATGTCACGCAGGAACTGA
- the rbfA gene encoding 30S ribosome-binding factor RbfA, whose product MSRHGDGDTRAGKTPSQRQLRVGEELRHALADVLRRADFRDPALLDLNVTVSEVRISPDLKNATAFVMPLGGGHLEQVAGLNRVSAYLRSQVAKAMRLQHVPRLSFQVDVSFDYAQRIDQLLHRPDVQRDLEAERAAKAADEADEDEAGEDGAAPHDGPHDGP is encoded by the coding sequence ATGAGCCGACATGGCGACGGCGACACGCGCGCCGGCAAGACCCCCTCTCAACGTCAACTGCGGGTGGGTGAGGAACTGCGCCACGCGCTGGCCGATGTCCTGCGCCGGGCCGACTTCCGCGACCCGGCCCTGCTGGACCTGAACGTGACGGTCAGCGAGGTGCGCATCAGCCCCGACCTGAAGAACGCCACGGCTTTCGTGATGCCGCTGGGCGGCGGCCATCTGGAACAGGTGGCGGGGCTGAACCGCGTTTCGGCCTACCTGCGCAGCCAGGTGGCCAAGGCCATGCGCCTGCAGCACGTGCCGCGCCTCAGCTTCCAGGTCGATGTCTCGTTCGACTATGCCCAGCGCATCGACCAGTTGCTGCACCGCCCCGACGTGCAGCGCGACCTTGAGGCCGAACGCGCCGCCAAGGCGGCGGATGAGGCTGACGAGGACGAGGCCGGCGAAGATGGGGCGGCGCCCCATGATGGCCCCCACGATGGCCCGTAA
- a CDS encoding SH3 domain-containing protein, whose translation MVGVIRRLLPLSAMVLALSAGPLTAWAEAGPAKPSPTTGPITGNDGDPQEADPQTDAAHPDAIVRSGLPVPRFVTLRSNEVNVRTGPGVRYPVEWVFVKAAMPVEITAEFDTWRRIRDVEGTQGWVHQSTLSGRRGIVVTGQLARTLRRDASSTSEAVAQLDPGVIAKLRKCKDSWCQVDVGGFRGWLQRDEIWGVYPKETVGE comes from the coding sequence ATGGTCGGGGTCATCCGGCGCCTTTTGCCGCTCAGCGCCATGGTCCTGGCCCTATCCGCCGGCCCGCTGACGGCATGGGCGGAGGCCGGTCCGGCGAAACCCAGCCCCACCACCGGCCCCATCACGGGTAACGACGGCGACCCGCAGGAGGCCGACCCCCAGACCGACGCCGCCCACCCCGACGCCATCGTGCGCAGCGGCCTGCCCGTGCCGCGCTTCGTCACGCTCCGGTCCAACGAGGTCAACGTGCGCACCGGCCCCGGCGTGCGCTATCCGGTGGAATGGGTGTTCGTGAAGGCGGCCATGCCGGTGGAGATCACGGCGGAGTTCGACACCTGGCGCCGCATCCGCGATGTGGAGGGCACGCAAGGCTGGGTGCACCAGAGCACCCTGTCCGGCCGGCGCGGCATCGTCGTCACCGGCCAGCTGGCACGCACCCTGCGCCGCGACGCCTCCTCCACATCCGAGGCGGTGGCCCAGCTGGACCCTGGCGTCATCGCCAAGCTGCGCAAGTGCAAGGACAGCTGGTGCCAGGTGGACGTCGGCGGTTTCCGCGGCTGGCTGCAACGGGACGAGATATGGGGCGTCTACCCCAAGGAGACTGTCGGCGAATGA